The window AAAATCACATCCTGTGTATGCACAGGCGAATTGCGTTAAGCACAACCCCCCATGTATGAACGGCTCAATCAAGGAGGATAAGAAAAATTGGTGGAGCAGGATGTTAagcaaaggggggaaagaaaaggaattcgGGTTACAAGCTATGCATATAAATAGGCTACCTTCTTATAAAGAACGtattccccattttgtagTGAACCCACATGGTCCAAGTAATCCTTCAAAGGATACTGCTCAcgatgatgaaaagaaaaaagagagcaacttaaatgatgaagaaagagaaaggcaGAACAAAGATGACCCTTTTAAGTATTCCCCCAGTGGAGAAAATTCCCCATTTTACCCAATGGACATGGAAATGCTATTGTGGAGTTCGCTCCTGGATGGAAACCACCACACTTACAATTATATTATTGGGACAGTAGATCCAAATATGCTATACATCATTGATAGTGATAGAAGTTTGttgaagattctttttttctttaacgtGGTGCACTTGTTTGcaacgtatatgtatgttacGCTATGTCGAAACGAACTTCTATTTTCTTCCATGTCTGTATTTGTCACCATACTTGGGAGCTTCCATGGGGAATTCAAATTGGTGTCGAACGGTGCAACGGAATGGAAAAACGCCTATCCCTTTTTGTGCGCCTTCGCCAGCCTCGTAAGGAGGAACATTCTATCCCCCTCAACAGGGAAAAACAATGTGAGCGATGGAGGTAACCAACGTGGTAATACAGAAGTCGACAGGCATAAAACAGAGTACGAGGAGGGTAAGGGCAACTCACACCTTCTGCAGAACTTTGGGGGCCTATGTTTCGGGGATGGCAGGAGAGGTTCCTCAGGAAGCGATGCGCGGAAGGGCATTCTCCCTGAAGGGCTAAACAATcagaaagagggaaaagggaaaaggaaaaatgaacaaataggAACACCACCAGATGATGAGTACTGCTACTACGGAACGGTGACAAATGAAGATGAAATTGATTCCGTGAACCTAGCGATAAATGTAACTAACACGAGCAAGGagaatatttctttttacaaaagATACATCGAAGAGCACATCCAGAGGGTGTTCTTAGATGTGTATAAATTGAACGAAGCAAAGAAGGGGGAATGTTCaagagaaaagaacaagGAGGATGGAATTAGTGATCCGTCAATATTTAAAAACTACAGGGAATTATTTCGaagtttttttcaagaaattGTATCGTAATGGTGCGTGTGTGGTGGGTGCAGCCTATCCATTGGGGCACCACGTAGCTATTCGCACCGTTTGTTTTGTTAACCTTGCCGTGCATGGGCATTGAAATGGAGGCAACTCGTAACCAGAGTGAATTACTACGCAATTTTCCTgcattacaaaaatgtatacatagCTCTGTCCGTGCGTAAAGCGTGCATGGGGTtaagcaagaaaaaaaatatatatatatatatatacatatatatatataatagtaataaaaattatgaaaataaagaaaataaataaaataataaatgaggGCATACGGACGTGTGGGGCATATGTAGGTGTGTAAATGCATTTATTAACCAGTTACTCTCgagcattttttattattgcGCGCTTATCGGTCCGTTGCACTCCTTGGGAACCCCAAGTTGCCTCGCCCCGGAGCGGTGCAAGCCGTCGCTCCTTTGCCACTTGTCTGTTCGCGatattttttagaacaattTTTAGCGCATTTTTTTAGGCAATTTTTAGCCTTTTTTTGACACTCCTCCACCCCCAGGATGTAACTGAACAAGCGCTTCCTCGCCCAGGTGtagtgcacatttttttttttccttttttttaaattgcatTTTCTCGGGTTACGGGGGAAGTTACAAAATGGTACACACCagttcgcacatttttttttttttttttcccctcttggCGCATCAATTACCCCCTCGTTGGTTCCAGTTTTTCCAGCGAGTGCATTCGTTACTGTCCACACGTGCGCTTAGGTATGCACCCCGAGTGTATGCACCTGTGCATGTGTGGGCATAGCGCAATTTTGAAGCATACCAAGTGTGTAcgggtgtgaaaaaaaaaaaaaaaaaaaaaaaaaaaaatgagcaggaGAGCTATCTGAACGAACGAATTAGCGAGTGAACGGAGAACTAACCAACAGATCATGTGACGATCTGATAATTTGACGATGTAACGATTTGGACCatttcaggaaaaaaaaaaaaaaaaaatacatgacGCGCGCAAAATAACTAAGCGATTGCGTTGCGATTCATTTCGCCCCCCTTTTTAGTatctcaattttttttttttttttttttatttaacattTGGGCAAACCGTAAGTTGTTCATCGTTTGGCCAATCCATCGAAAGAAAAGGTGCACGTCTGACTTAAGTGTGCCCCTTTCACAGCTTTGAAATACTTGTATTGGGAGCACGCAGAGAGTGATGTGTTTCCTAGTTGGTTGATGTTCAGACGCCCCCATCGCACCTATTAGAAGAATTCTAATATGACCCTCTAGCTAGTCATTGCATAGAGATTTGCGCGTACAGACGAGAGTGTGTTCGCGTGTTCGTATTTCATGCACTCCCCTGCGCCCTCACGGGCATCTGTCTAGCACACACGAAAACATACAACGATACAACGGTACAACGGTACAACGATACAGACATACAACGATACAAACATAAGCAAACACGCGTCTGATTGTTCCTTTCTGTTTGACGCAAACACACTTGCCCTAAATGAGGTTGCCACTGCTTGTGAGCGCGCTTGCCGTGCTCTGTTGCACGCGCGGCGGGGTCGCGCTGGAGTTAGGCCATACCGTGTCCTTGAAGAACACGCCAGACGCAAGTACACTGAACATCCAAGTGGAGaatgacaaaaataaaatatgcaaaaatgcATTTCTATACCTAAACGTAGCCGAACTGCTCtctcaaaatgaagaagattcctatgtgcaaaaatgtgaagaagttCTCGAAGGCATAAAGAATGATACTCCAAATGAGACTACCGAAGCGGAGATAAATGAATTCATACTGAGTTTACTGCACGCTCGTTCAAATTATTCAATAATAAATGAAGGAGATGAACAAGTATTAAGTAAGCTTCTTAGGAGTTTAAATGCATCCATGAGTGAAGAAGCAGCTTTGAAGAGAGCCAAGCACTTAATCATGTATAACCGATTTATAAAAGACAGATCAAGCGTAAAGAATGTACAGGAAACGTTAGTTATAAGTAGTAAAGAAGATGAATACACAAATAAAGCAAAGCAAAATATGATAGAAAGTATTATAAACTCTTTCGATACCTTCGGTGATTATTTAGTAATATGGGGTGGAACTGTTAAGGTACCTAAAAGATACTCCGCAGAAAATTTCAtgtccattaaaaataataaattctGTACCACTCATATTCATTTATGTCAGAAGTTTTATGAACAATCTGTAATCTATTACAGATTGAAAGTtatttttgataatttattAACCCACGTGGATCAGAACTCaaagcattttaaaaaggagaagttgTTAAAACTACTAAACATGGAATATGTTTTAGATAAGGAGTCCCAGATTTATCATAATTATGTTCTGGAGGATGAAACAGTTGTTCCTAGATTCCATGTTACAGatgtgaatggaaaaagaaagttgaGTGTGAGGGTAGTTCAGGACGGGAATAGCAAACTTATGTACGGGAAGGATATTGATTTAAGAGAAGTTAGCGACAAATATGTTGTTACGATGAAGAACCTGCGCAGAGAACTGAATGACGAGGGGCTTTACGCCGACTTGATGAAGACGATTAAAAACTACATCCTCTCCATCACGCAAATTGACAACGACATTTCCAATTTGGTGCGCGAATTGGACTACGAAGACATCGAGAAGTGTAAGGCACCGCCGAATCGTCTGATATAACCTTCATGACACCAATCGTTCACAACACTCATACACACCACCTGCATGACACAAGCCATTTCATCCATCCCTTCGTAACACCCATCCACCccacccccctccccctttgcAGTCCTCATCGACCTGAACTTTTTCCTCTACTATGGCTTCCTTAAAATCGAAGAAGACAAAAACATGATTACCTTCAACGACGTAGCACCCACCTTCACAAATCTGTACAAAGCCAACCACATCCTCTTCCTCTATCTGTTAAAGACGGGCttcgaagaaaataaaaattcagAATATCTGGCCttcaaattttacaaaaacatagaatataaaaaggtaCCCAATGAAAAGGCCTACGCCTTATTCAAAGAGAAGGACCCACTCACCAATCTCCCGAAAATTTCTTCCGAACCTGTGAACCAACATTTTTTGAACATCTTCTCCAGCCCTCCTGAAAACCACAATATGCTTTACACGGAGATTAGCAAgttccagttttttttctctatggCCTTTAAGGATTGCAACATTAACCAGAGTGAGTTCCTGCGAGATGCGCACTGGTGTAGCAGTGCCCCCTCCACCAACTACATGCACTTGCACTGTTACCGCTCCATctttttactattttatCTTTCTACTGCACAGGTTATTCTGCCAATTCGAAGGAACTCTGGAGCGAACTCCTCTACGCCTTTGACAACTTGGGAtgtaagaaaagaagaaggaccaTTTAGGGGATAGCAGTAGTCCAGGGTGGCTCCGGATATTCTGTTCATCTGATAATGTAGCACCTTTGTCCATCCTTTACCTGTCTTACTCGTCTTACGCGACTTCCTCCCCCACCTCCTCGCAGGGTTTTACGTCAGCCCACATAGCATCATTTCTAGTCTTTCCAGAACAAGCTTCGTCAGGCAAATGCTCAGTAAGTATTTTCCACGCCTTATACGACACCCACATGGGTGCTTCTCCGATGATTATCACTGCAACAGGAGCGAGATAATTCGCAAGGTCGTCTCGTGACAATCTGCGCAATATCATCTCACAACCTGCGCAACGATGTGTGTacccctttcccccccacacacacacagtcAGCAGAAACTTCATTCTGAGGAACAATGAAGCACTCACCTTTTTGGATACGCAAGTGGCGAAACTCATGGACCTAATCCACCTCTCCCTGGGGGTAGACAAATCAAGAGACACACTggatttttccattcccaGCAAGTTCTTCCACTACGAAAATGATTTCAACActttgaaggaaaatgataaaaagagAATTATGTTCACATATGATTATATCGATTCCATTGcaaataattattatttctaCCATGATGTGAAATATCAAGTCTTCAAGACTGAGTATGAAGGAAGATTCTTCACATCATTTCCTAATGTATACAGTCTTGCGTATCAGTTGTTCAATGAGCTAGCCATCAACATGAACGTCGTTACCAATGCACCTCTGAAGAAGAAACTGAAGGATAAGTCGAAGTACGCGTGGTTCACCTTGCTTAACATCATTGGCAAGAACCATGATATTTATTCCAAGGGTCCTCGCCTAGTCTTCGCGGCCTACATGTTGGCTCTAGGTAGGTGCCTGAGCAGTGGAAGGGAAAGCAATAAGGCGTAAAACTGCGCTAAGCCTAACCATGCAACGAAATAACTATGCAACAGCGTAACCATGCAACGAAGTAACTATGCAACAGCGTAACCATGCAACGAAGTAAACGCGTTACAATTTTCTTGATtaatcccccccccccccctcttcccCTGCAGTCTACTTCATCGAGTCACACATCGACATATCTCGATACCAACCAAAGGAGTACTATTTCATGAAGCAGTCGTTGCCCCTGATAGATAACGTACACAAAAGCGGATTCAATATGTTGAAGAAGAGATGTGACATGCTAATTAACTTCATGAAGATAAACAAGACAACTCAGAAATACCAGATGACCAACATGGAGGAATACATTAAGCTCATGAACTTGACTGCCATTGTTTtgtggggaaaggaaagtaaaaaatctGTGTTCTACGACGATAATGTTAGTCTGTACAAGAAGTTGATGATTGCCTGTGTTTTCAACGGGGGTAAGTGCAGCGACCGCTGGATTACTGTGCCATGTGACGGTGTTATATATAGTTATCCTCAAATGAGATAACCAAAATATAAACGTTCATATGTGACAAGtgacatttttctccatttctcCACACTTTGCACTTTCCTACGCAGGCAAGACTGTGCAGGAGAAGGCTATCGAAAGCATCAACAAGTCTTGTGACGTGAAGTTCTACGGACTGAACCCGAACAGACTAGACGAGTTCATAGACATCAACATGAGTATCAACAAGTGGAACCCAATGATTCTGGAGAAGCAAGCACAATCCTTTGTACTAAGTTGTAAAACTCAAAAACTACTGTATAACAATATCAacgtagaaaaaataaaacttgaAAATTTCTACAAACTGGCAGATGCCCCAGAGATGATTAAGACATACCATTGCTTCAAATTAGGACGACAAGCTGCATCTTTGCTAGAATCCATTatcttaaagaaaaaattcgttcAATTCAGAGTTAAGGATGCCATGGATGTATATGATTTTTTCTACATAAATAAAGTTCTTTCAAATAATGTTCGCCGCGACTTCGAAATATTCTTAAAGGATAAGCAGGCTTATGAGAAGAACCAGAATGAAATTATTATCACGAACAGCCCTCTTGGCCCggagaagacgaagaagctCATTGATGAACACCAGTGCTACTGGTTTAGTAGCTACGACAACTTTAAAGTTTTGTGGATGCACGTTTCAAGTAAGGGGAAAAGTAGCGATTTGCACATTTCGCCCGGTCTTGCATTTTTTGCTTACCATATGGGTGTTCCTTAAAATGGAGATACACCTCTATATAATTACACCCATGTCATtctaatatttttattcgcCTTGTAGGTAACATGGGAACTGGAACTTACTTGAAAAACTTCTTCTCGGAAATATGGAGAAACATGCACTTCATATTCAAGAAGAAAGCCACGGTCAAGGATGTAGAATTCTTCGGAGGTTCGTCCTACTTCCACATACGTGCAGTGCGCAATGTGCGAAAGGAAAGAACTAATTTCTGTCCTTTCTTcgctccttcttcttcccaaatGTATGAACGGAAGAATCTTTTTATTAACGTGAACCCATACCCttaatcctgaacccggTTCCCACCTTCCCCACAGGAGACTTGCCACAAAAGGATGTAATAGACTACTACTCTCCACTGGTCCACTCAGAGTCGCACTGCCAAGAGAAAATGCAATCCCTTTTCGCATCCTTAAGAGATAACGATGAGAATAACCGTATGGATATCCCAGATCAAATAAAGAAAGCCTACTTTCAGTGCAAATTGGATTATTACAAGAATAACCACAAGGATAAAACGCACTTAATTAAACCAAGGGATTTCCTCGACAAGAAAGTGTACGTTCTGAAGCAGCCATATTACCTCATTGGCAACATAGACAACACGCATAAGGAAAAGTTGATTCGTCTTTTTGTAACGGAAAGCACACTAGATTATCTACTCCTAGATAATATAAATATCCCCGAATGCTTTGGACCTTGTACCATTGACCACTTCAATAAAGTTGTTCTACAACACGAAAAAACAAGCAAACATGACCAAGTAATAAAGAATGCATTAGTACCAGATAATACCGCTTCtcagaagaggaaggaaatgacAGTATATGTTAGCAATATCTATGTTCATAATATAAAAACGGATTATTTAactaaggaagaaattacgAGAAAAGATAttcaagaaaataaagtCAAGGTGTGCTTAGGAGTGGGTACTTACTTCAATAAAAACTTCCTTACGGAAGAACATTTTAATTTGTCGCACAAGCCCGTGTTAGATTTTACCGAGGATCACAATTTTAAAGTATTCCTCAAGAAGAATGAAGCTCAGGTCTCCAAAAATGAGAACGACATTTGCTTCGTTAACTACAACTTGGCCATTACAAATATAGGTAAGTTGCCGtggacaaaaaataaaaaaaaagagagagcaTTCTACAGCCTTACAGGCGATCTTCATTCCCCATGGATTCGCCCGGATGAGTACTCAAATGTTGTCCATCCGACTTATAATTATTCACTTCTCACTTTCACTTTTCCCTGCAGAAATAACCGACCCGTACCGAGAAATCAGCGAAGACTTGATAAAgaatttgtacattttaaaaaataaataagcgTCGCCTAGGCACTTAGCAGTAGTGTGTGTGCAACGCAAACCGAGAGGAGGAACCTCTAAGTCGGTAACAAATTGGCACATGGGTGAGCACCataaaaggggaatattCCACATGGTCAACATTATGTACCACCGCCATTGGGGATCGCCACTTGGGGTCGCCATTTAAGGCGGGCATTCCAAACGGTGAGCAATTCCCTATGTGTGTAACTCCCTCCGTGCAGATGCAGGAGAAGGGAAATGAATCCTCAAATATCCCTCATCCTGCTtaatgtgttaatttttcgATTCAGAATGTCAATTTTGTTGtcctagaaaaaaaaaaaaaaaaaaaaaaaaaaaatttgaattaACGTGTGAACACGTGGAGAGGAGACGAATTGGGCATGatagaaaaattatgaacactGGACTAATTGGACGCGTGTCAACTGTACAGCTGCGCAACAGCGCAAGTGAGAAGGTCAACCCCCCCATCACccatcttttttcttttttcttttttttcaattcctcCCCCTTGCCTCGTGCGCTTTGACACTACGCACACTGTGCgcgtccattttttcttttctttttttttaactgctTTTTAAATATGTATCCCTTGCGCGTTAGTGTATACAGCATGGGGATatgaggaaaaggggggggagggggaatgccttctttcttcaatgaatttttttttttttttcccttttctcccGACCCCCGTGTGCACACGTGCATgcagttctttttttttttttttctctcgcTGCGTTTTCAATTTTGCGCTTTAAGATTTAGACTTTAACACTTagacttaaaatttttaaacttaACTTATTGTgccttaatttttattcGTTAAGCTTTGCGCTATAGTCCAGGGCTGGGTTTCTCAATAGCTGTAGCACATCGTGGCGCTTCTGTTTGTGGCTCACCTTTATCTTCAGCAACTTTTCCAggttgaaaattttgtcgCGCAGGATTTTCACAATTTCTTCGTTTAGGAACTCGGCGCTCTGTGTGGATGTTGGTGATTGGGGGGGGATAAGAAGATGAACAGAAGGTGGAACGACCTTGAAGTAGACAGGGTAAATTGTGTAGTGTACATAGTGGCCTTGCCGGAAGGGGGATTAGGGATGCAGGAGTTAAGCCTCTTCGGCTCCCCACTCGCCCTGTTTATCTTTCCCCGCAGGAAGGACCTGCCATGATTGGTCTCCTGTTCCCTCGGCAAGGGAAGATTCTTCCTCGTTAAACAGTTTAGCCTGGTCCTCTCCCAAACTACCCGAAGTCTCCACCTCAATTTCAGAGTTCTGGAATTTATGCAGCTGATTTTTAAATGTATTCAACACCCTCTCCACACCCATATATTTACAATTCACAATTTCTTCAACATGTCTTTTGTCAATACGAAAACCCAGTCTCCTAAAAACCCTCTCATTTAGTGTGTTCCAGTTATACCTTTTTTGGCTAATTGAATTTGCCTTACTATAATTGTGCAGTTCAACTAACTTGGGTAGACATATACTCACGAGTTCTGCCATTAGAACCCCATCCGAAAATTCTCTGTggatgttttttatttttctggaTAGATTGAAACTGTTGATCCAGTCATACAGGTCATTTagttcctcttccttcaccCTGGGCACTACCTTTGCGGGTTCTCCTTTGCTCATTTTGTTGGgtcgaaaaaaggagaaaggctTTACGGTGTTGTGTCTATGCAAgtaataatggaaaaaaaaaaaaaaaaaaatagtttacCTTAGAGGACATATTTTGGCAatctcaaaaaaaatgtacacttAACAATCCAGGGGGTGAAGACGAAAATGTTTTCCCACTCTCCGTGTACCCCCCCTTCAAATGTCTACTTCCTCTGTTTATGGGATTAAAGCGACACAGAAACGTTgtggttatttttttaatttttttttttttttaccaagtCGGGTGTGATACTGAAGGATGATAACCCGATGGTATTCCGAACATCAATTTGAGTATACAATTGGGTACAACCTCACTGAGGAAGACACTATACAAAGTCAACACGTACCCACTGCCCCATCGTTTTCCCACAATTTTACTACACAGAGGAAGGgaatatgcatgtacatttAAGTTTCTCTattaagggggggaaatagcCCCTCTATAACACGCTTCTGCTTTgattgatttattttttttaatttttttttttttttttttttttttttttttttgcatgcgtAGTTTATCTTTCCACAAAATGTCTATCTTGTCTATCtctagaaggaaaaaaaaaaaaaaaaaaaaaaaaaaaaaaaagacgaagaaACAATTTAGGGGACATCGAAGGAGACCCGAAAATATTTAATACGGATTATTGTGATACAAGTTCACTTCATCTTAGAGAGGGGTAGAGGATATCTTTCAGCCCACTGTGTGTACTAGCTTCTGATATGCGCATTGCACAAGGACGGGGCTGAATCGATATAAGTACACACTAGTGGACACACAAATGGATAAGCCACACACGCACGATGTTAAGGAGGAGCAGGAAGGGGACAATTAAAATGTGGGTCCATAACTGTTAT is drawn from Plasmodium knowlesi strain H genome assembly, chromosome: 7 and contains these coding sequences:
- a CDS encoding high molecular weight rhoptry protein 2, putative — protein: MRLPLLVSALAVLCCTRGGVALELGHTVSLKNTPDASTLNIQVENDKNKICKNAFLYLNVAELLSQNEEDSYVQKCEEVLEGIKNDTPNETTEAEINEFILSLLHARSNYSIINEGDEQVLSKLLRSLNASMSEEAALKRAKHLIMYNRFIKDRSSVKNVQETLVISSKEDEYTNKAKQNMIESIINSFDTFGDYLVIWGGTVKVPKRYSAENFMSIKNNKFCTTHIHLCQKFYEQSVIYYRLKVIFDNLLTHVDQNSKHFKKEKLLKLLNMEYVLDKESQIYHNYVLEDETVVPRFHVTDVNGKRKLSVRVVQDGNSKLMYGKDIDLREVSDKYVVTMKNLRRELNDEGLYADLMKTIKNYILSITQIDNDISNLVRELDYEDIEKFLIDLNFFLYYGFLKIEEDKNMITFNDVAPTFTNLYKANHILFLYLLKTGFEENKNSEYLAFKFYKNIEYKKVPNEKAYALFKEKDPLTNLPKISSEPVNQHFLNIFSSPPENHNMLYTEISKFQFFFSMAFKDCNINQSYSANSKELWSELLYAFDNLGWFYVSPHSIISSLSRTSFVRQMLISRNFILRNNEALTFLDTQVAKLMDLIHLSLGVDKSRDTLDFSIPSKFFHYENDFNTLKENDKKRIMFTYDYIDSIANNYYFYHDVKYQVFKTEYEGRFFTSFPNVYSLAYQLFNELAINMNVVTNAPLKKKLKDKSKYAWFTLLNIIGKNHDIYSKGPRLVFAAYMLALVYFIESHIDISRYQPKEYYFMKQSLPLIDNVHKSGFNMLKKRCDMLINFMKINKTTQKYQMTNMEEYIKLMNLTAIVLWGKESKKSVFYDDNVSLYKKLMIACVFNGGKTVQEKAIESINKSCDVKFYGLNPNRLDEFIDINMSINKWNPMILEKQAQSFVLSCKTQKLLYNNINVEKIKLENFYKLADAPEMIKTYHCFKLGRQAASLLESIILKKKFVQFRVKDAMDVYDFFYINKVLSNNVRRDFEIFLKDKQAYEKNQNEIIITNSPLGPEKTKKLIDEHQCYWFSSYDNFKVLWMHVSSNMGTGTYLKNFFSEIWRNMHFIFKKKATVKDVEFFGGDLPQKDVIDYYSPLVHSESHCQEKMQSLFASLRDNDENNRMDIPDQIKKAYFQCKLDYYKNNHKDKTHLIKPRDFLDKKVYVLKQPYYLIGNIDNTHKEKLIRLFVTESTLDYLLLDNINIPECFGPCTIDHFNKVVLQHEKTSKHDQVIKNALVPDNTASQKRKEMTVYVSNIYVHNIKTDYLTKEEITRKDIQENKVKVCLGVGTYFNKNFLTEEHFNLSHKPVLDFTEDHNFKVFLKKNEAQVSKNENDICFVNYNLAITNIEITDPYREISEDLIKNLYILKNK